One Chryseobacterium sp. StRB126 genomic region harbors:
- the panD gene encoding aspartate 1-decarboxylase, with protein sequence MLIEVFKSKIHRVRVTASDLNYIGSITIDEDLIEAAGLVVGERVYIVNVNNGERFDTYVIKGKRKSGEVCLNGPAARKVQRDDIIIIIAYAQMTPEEAKDFQPKIVFPDEKTNLLT encoded by the coding sequence ATGTTAATAGAAGTTTTCAAGTCCAAGATCCATAGGGTAAGAGTAACAGCCTCAGACCTTAATTATATAGGAAGTATAACAATAGATGAAGACCTTATTGAAGCTGCCGGATTGGTAGTAGGAGAAAGGGTTTATATCGTCAATGTAAATAATGGAGAACGTTTTGATACGTATGTTATCAAAGGGAAAAGAAAATCCGGAGAAGTATGCCTTAATGGGCCAGCTGCAAGAAAGGTACAAAGGGATGATATCATCATCATTATTGCCTATGCACAGATGACGCCTGAAGAAGCAAAAGACTTCCAGCCGAAGATCGTTTTCCCGGATGAAAAAACAAACCTTCTTACGTAA